The Culex quinquefasciatus strain JHB chromosome 2, VPISU_Cqui_1.0_pri_paternal, whole genome shotgun sequence genome contains the following window.
ctcgcggaagacaacagtcacaggtacacacattgtacctgttgtacttcgaccgcggcaccgtcaagattcaagacctgcagcggactaaggcgttggacggttttgggtaaactggcggttttactccaaaatccgacggacgcagcgcaatgtcaccgttgccagaaattcggccacggctcgcggaactgcaacctccagccccgctgcgtgaagtgcggtgagtcacacctctcggaggtgtgcgcactgccacgaaaggcggacttggggaaaacgcagaacaaaccaagccgcgcgtaaagtgcgcgaactgcggcggtaaccataccggtaattaccgcggatgcgtcgcgcgcaagtcctacctcgaggagcaggaaaagaggaagaagaaagcagcagcgtcccaccctcctcaacgaagtacgagtgcagccgttcatgcagctggccagcgtacggttccagcggacaacccagcgatccctcctggctgggggcgatcgtttgccagcgtggtcgcggccggtagcggcaatgcggcccagcaagaagtcaccggggaagatctctttaccctgccggagttctttgctctcgcgggggagatgatgacgcggtttcggagctgccgtaacaaggcggagcaatttctagccctcggggaattaatgattaagcacatctataaaggataaaaactgtgatctagttttaagctttctctatttctatccccttttcctagcaagtttagtaagtttttttaatttttcttactcttggtaacacctttatttacaagcaataactgttccaaaatggattatgatgtaacacacagctgaaaggaactccaaaactctgttttgtaccaaaaaagaacttattgtatcttgattattcaccaataaaaccgaatttgaatttgaatttaaaatatatttgaaaagtattaaaaaatgtttttaagaccaactaatttatgtcatttctataatggactattagtagaacaatatgtacgtaatttgagatcaaaaaaatctgttgtgtaaattttatgaaacttctcccttagggtggcttTGGAGAaaccaaatcaaaatttcatgcaaacaaaaaaaaatcaaatattattAGTGGATTTTCTTTTTGCGAATTTATAGGGAGCTGCTCTTAGATGACATTGGCcaagaaacacgaaatttgtgATTATCtagtgaacttttttggaaaccgTCTCACTATGCATCAGTTGGAACCCTTTCAATGAGTCATttactttgaagatctggcaacactgttactcgattttaaaagattaaaaatatgaaGACTTGACTGGAATgaactttgtgtttttgtgAGGACTatttgataaataataaattttaagatctggcaaccctgccattGGATATCGTCACTTAAGAaatattatttgattttattaagactgaaaattgaaaatgaaaattactTTCGGATCTGACTAACTGAACtttgttggataggtattcgaAATACCTTTTCAATCAGTCTTAAACATTgctgatctggcaaccctgtaatTAAATTTGAGAGCCTTATGAATTTTTGTGTTGGATGTTGCATTGTTGGTAATGTCGTCTAGACTttattaaatgttaaaaaacggTTCTACCAACCCttacaaaattgtagaaaacGCACCTTTCTCAATCTTCATCATCATCGGCTGGCGGTGGTCTAGATCGCATCATCTGAGACGGTTTcgaccatgtgtgtgtgtgtgtttgtttgtgtgtgcgctTGAAATGCGATCTATTCTTAGCTCGACACTGAATTGAATTAGATTGGATATGGGTACGAAAATAGAAAATAGTGAAATGGAAAATAGAAGTGTGAAGAAGAGAATCTTAAATCTTAAGGTGAGCAGCGGCGGCGGCTTTACACGTGCTGTCCGTGTAGTAGCAATAACTAAAATCACATGTTTGGGGGAGAGGGAATAGTGGgagtttgaattattattttttatttattctccAACAGAAGGAAGCACCTTTAATTGCTTGTTCCGGTACCTTAATAAAAACGCACAGATGTTCACTCCACTTCCAAATTCTTGCAATTTGCCGTCATCTGCAAAATTGCGCTTTCGGGCGCATCCAATTAATTTCCAGTTCGGTTGGGCTACATTTTGCGTGTAAACCCGGCAAAAAACTTCGGAGTCGATTTGCCGAAGAAGCCAATTTAATTGCGGTGCAAGGTGAAATTTACTCCTTCTCAGAATTGATCCAGTGTGGGGGATGTGATAGCAATATTCGCATTGATTCGGCAGTTTACAAAACAATTCTCCGCGCATGAAAGCCGAAACGAAGCGATTGCAAACAACCCATTTAGCACCGCCCTGTTAAAGGTTGAACTTGCTCAAACTTTTTACACCGAGCATATTGTGTTGGTTGAATTCGTGACATCAATTTCTGGTGGGCACGGTCGTCCGACCTGACAATTGGCGGCTCAAATATTGTGACAAAAGTGGTGTGGCGTTTGCGTCATTATTACCAGCGCTGAGCGCCATCAGACGTAAACAAAAATCAGTCGATATCCATGAAATTGGTTGATGTTGACCCATGAGATGGCTACAATCCAGCtttgaaaataatctttttataaaaagttcggAGATCGTCATAcataatcgaaaactgaacaaatgactGTGTTTGCGTGTGTTTGTATGTGTCCAAAATGCTTGACAAGCTTCTCAGCACTAACTGAAGTAATTAAACCCAGACCGATATCATTTTATTcacaactcaacttttttaaagttgatgtcAGAAAACGCCTCAGTTTTGTCAAGATATGATAAATTTGGGCTCCTAAACACGCTCCAATTGACATTAATTTCGATTAAaactaaatcatttttttaaaggtcagaAAGTTTAACAAAGGtttctttttttagtttaaaaacggATTATTACTGAAACAACAATTGAAAAGGGACAATTGACAAAAAGAACTGTTTTGTAAATTGGGTCcttaagcatttttttcgatggatcaactatggtccccttggaaagagctgtcaagtaggacctttttttgtcaaaaggaccacgaggttaatttttcaaaattgatttaaaaatccatttcaaactctttgtggtcgtacaaagggtcattgttttccgaaaaataagctttatcgatgTAACCAATAATataagcaatctaagcttcattttaggacccaattcaaaGACAACAACTAATTAACAAATCCCACAGTGTTGAAAGGTAGCTGGGAAGGCTGAAccaaaagtaattttaaaaataagcgaaaaacaattttctttttaGCATTATTTTTTTCGGTGTAGCCCTTATCCATACCGATGGCCGACATCTCAGAAAACGGCTCTTGAGGAAAATTTCTaatcttgcttttttttttataaattgcgaAAGGCAGCTTTCAGAACTTTTCaactaaaacaaataatatgttCTATGAATTCtttgatatttaagttttttctagCACTAACACATTCTTCAAATGTTTCCGTTATGAATTCattcaagaaaatattttttttcttttttcagtattttcaagatttcgatcgatttatttcctttttttgaaTTCGAGATAATGAATACGTTGGAGGGACCTTTTCGAATATTAGGCTAGACTTAAAAACTATGAACTCAACTTATCATCTGTCAAATGCAGCCCAGAGCAATCAAATCAGTTCAAACGACgtgagagcaattccagctcaaatcaggattttttctggtacttttgtacccgaccctagacctatgtaagccattttcgtgtatatggagccaatagtactggaaaataacatttgagaagggcgtaaggtatttaaatatttttgtgttttgcattttaaaaattattgttgccgcggcactaaaccgaattgagcaagtttaactctcgcgacgattttctgtcgcgaaatatctgtcaagcatgtttaagtaattttgaatcagtgtgtttgcttttttgttttgacggcttTGGATGATTAGAAAAACGTGGCTGATCTTTTCTGATCTGCCAAGGAAATGGAACGCTTttgattaaattattgtttaaaattttggtttttagttCTATACTACCACTACAACTGTTTCATTTGGGGTAATTTATGAAGTTCAGTTAGTTTCCAGCTTCAGAAAAAGACGCAGAAGGGAAAAAGTCTTGGTTAAGTTGCTGATTACGGATGGATTTCAgtctgaataaaacaaaaataagtggTCTCATTGTCGAGGGACCTCAATCCGGTCCGTTGTGTCCTCTCACCGGGAGAGTTTTGCTGATGCGGGATGCTGCGGGTATCGATTGAATAAGCTCTATAGAGTCAAAATGGGAAGAACCAGCcaccaatttgaaaatcaaaagcgCCGTAATTGTCCTCTCCAAGCTAGACATCATGAAATGGTCCATCCGGATGATTGAATCCACGGTCACAGAACGATTTCCGGTAGATTTTCGAGATCGATTCCATGCTCCGTGTAAGACGCGGCGCGAATCTTGTCGCAGCTCAACTGGcgacatttcagtttggtgccgcggagaaattttgttttggtatcGCGTGTGACATTTGAGGTACACTCAGAAAAGAAACAACAGAAAATTGCTTCGCGAGATGAAAAACACTCGCGctgttatttcgatttatttcaaaaaccacaatactgtatctcgaagccgttgcgtcgtatcacagagtggtcaaagacaaacttgtaggaaattggacgagctttctgaaaaaaatacactgaaacaaaaatacacgccacttatttgattgtttttgatttttaagtctaaaactcaaatttaaagGCGATGTCAcgctttttcgttcaaaattttgaggaaataggctaagatgttaccaaaagactcacagtaccttacgcccttctcaaatgttattttcgagtactattggctagatatacacaaaaattgcttatataggtctaggataacatgtctacaaagtttgattgaaaacggagagggttgggtacaaaagtacactcaacccccggtggttggtcactttttcatttgacacttttttagtttgtaccccgttggttggtcaaagtcaaactaaaaagtgatgaactgtcactttttacacggcgctcacgcacactatcaaaacaagcgtttggtagtgtatgtgaactccatgtaaaaagggtgtcaaactaaaaagtgaccccgttcgtttgacaacagttggtgttaaaccatcggggtttgagtgtaccagaaaaaatcctgatttgagctggaattgctcgtgaagttttttttcaatttgtttttttttttgcgaaagtcTGTGAAAATtcccatttttcggaccaccctaacacagcTTAGGTcactccaaacaaaaaaaaaagtaaatatatCGGCTAGGGAATCCCCAGACGAACTTTGGACAACTTTTTTCGAAGAGGGAAAGTTTTTTCAGCTTTTAAAAACGAGGCtagattatatattttttatttcggagTAATTAACAAAgtggcattaaaaaaaaaaaatatatagagtgAATgggcttttttttcgaaacatttcgaaatattcaaaaaccgttattttgtagttatgttttcaaattttcagtgCAAAGTCTTCATTATAAGCCGAAACGATATGAAGTTTTTAATGTCTGATTGGGTTTAGTTATTGTTAATAGTTTATATAagtccttttttaaaaaaaatatcataaataaaatatttgtcatGGAACGATGCCGATAATATTATTGTTATCTTTCTAGATGCCTTGATATCTACGTATTTAACTCATCGAGAACAGTTTTAAACCTTTTAATCAAGGCAATATTCTATAAAATTTAATCTTCGTTTTGATCCTAACCTGATCCCACATCGCTCAAACAACAATGCTTCTTCCTGTAGATCACATTGCGTGTCTGCGCGGGCCATTACACAAGTCGACCCCGTCGGGTGATTTACGGCAAAAtggaaacaactttttttttcggtgccCATAAATATTGTGATAAGAGCAACGGCCTCTTCTGCAAACAGCTGAATgagttcgaaaaaaaatcacgcagATGAAAACAATATCCACGAGTTGAGAAAGTGAGCAACGGCACGGCGGTGCGCTCACGCGGAATCGCCAAGATTTAACAAAATTATCGAAAGTAATTACAGTCTTAATTTAAgtgatttattgaatttcaacgTGTCGGGTTGTGCGAGTCGAGTCGTCCAACGGCGATGTTCGCACCCCTCGAGCATCGAGATCTTCGCGTAACATCACCATAGGGTCAGATGGTCAATTGTGGGAAGTGCTGAATCTGCTTGATCGACGATTGGCTGTCGATAAAGTAGATGTTGACGAGTCACTGCAAATTCTAATAAATCggattaaacaaatttaattaggcaaatcacttttttttatctcgTTGACAGGTTATTTGACATCGCTCACTCGTCGAGTTGATCGTGGTTGATGTGCCAAAATCAGCGAAACTCAGCGTTTGAAGAAAACAAGAATACAGGAAAAAATCGGCCGTGATCAAGAAAAAGTGGAAGAAGAAAAGTCGCAATCAAAAGTGAATCGAGTAAACATCTTGGATTGAAAAGAGAAGAAGGAAAAAACTCACAGATTTGGCACAGATGTaaacaaaagaaaagaaaaaaaagagtgtTCGAAAAAGAAGAAGTTAAGTTTAAGTTGGTGGGTTCGCTTTGATCGTGTACGGCGGTGAATAGTGTGGCTACCGGCCGGAAGATGTCCTCGTCGCCGCTGTTGACCAGCTACACTCTGCGCATCCGGAGTGACACCAGTCCGGTGACGGCCACGGCCACTTTTACGGCCAACGGTGTACTGTGCAACAGCCCGGCCACCGTCGGGGAGTCGCTCAAAAAGCTGAGCCTGAACGACGCTTCGACGGCGAGCAATAACTCGGGCGAGTCGACGGATCCGCTGGAGTCGGATTTTAGCGGGgccgaggaggaggaggaagaggacgaGGAGGAGGACGGTGGACGGCGGTTCAGGTGAGAtggaaacattcaaaaattgatttttagaatCTCGTTTGTTGTCAAAAAGGTTTTTGAGCCCACTGCAAAAAGTATGGTTGACATTGTTTTTCAGCATAAACTGACTATTTTCATGTTAGAGTGTACGGATGTAAACAATGCGCTGTCAAGAGCTGAGATCATTCTTCTTTTCaatggccaggcctactgcgtcgATTTAACCGTAGGAGTTgagttgatttttaaaatacaatttattgcgcgtattgagaaaatatcagttttggtgattttcatgTAGGGGTCTCAAAGATACGAGCGCAagcattttttcaattgatCGCAGCAATCGTTcagatttttactttttattgctgtcatggcctatctacaatcacttagcttagaaaatttcacttagcttaggaatttgaatcaatggaaatgaatctgagtttctacaatggaaaagtaatcaaattagaaactgacgtttggtttggaaaatttcaaaatctacggtaagttgacgtttccatatcaaaggtaaacaaacaactgcatagcaacgtatatcagcccagcaagttttctaagttgattgtggatgacgaacgtaagttgcagactttcctaagtaactactttacttagatgttctaagctaagtgattgtagataggccatcagTTCAGCTCTACTTTTATGCTCAATTTTGTTCGTGTTGATAGCGATCATTTCAGTTGGTAAGcgttttataatgaaaatcaaatttactttttaataataaacttcttttttttccatTGCAGGGATTatgtttgatttaaatttgattattcaGCCTCAGGCCTCTTCGCAACAATGGGAGCCCCTAATAATGTAACACAGTTAGGGGGAGGGGGTAGGGGTCGAAGACTTTGTTAGGCTTTGGAAATCGGATGTGGCCACTGGGAAACATGGTAACCGGTTCAGGAGACGAAATTATACACTGAAGACACtctccattcaaatttaagaagTTTTATGCGTCGCATGACCAGTTTACGCTGTTTCCTAAATACTAAATAGCTGTTTTAATGTTCCATTCTTGgggcattttaaattattattggtTAAACAAATTGAATTAGTTTTCgtatgaatgaaaaaataaaaaaaagtcaacaaaataactCGTACTTCGGTTCGTGAGGTGGgattttttatcatattcggTTTGTTTCTGAGtaaaaaacgaagcttttgatGGTTTGCATAGAACCATGTTTCTGCGAATTTTTGGGTCCATTTTCCCCCATCGTATTGCGCCTCTTagcaccataaaaaaaaaaaacgactggCCTTCAAACAGGCCTTCAAGGAGGGTCCCGTTAGGGCATGAGTATTCCTGGATAGCCAGTTCACCAACGAGGGGGAAGCCTGCCCGACGGAGCCAACAACGCTCGCTGTGCCTCCATCCGACCTGGTAGGAAGACCTCCAGGTCGGCCTCGAAGGTCTCATAATCCGGCACCGTTACGTAGGCCACCAACTAAGCCGGCCGCGAAGGTCGCAGAACCGCAGATTCCGTctccaaaaaccaaaaatcagTGAACTGCAGCTAAAACCAACAAGCAACCGAAAGCCAGCACCATAAGTTCCAACTATTTCTTTCAGATTGACAAGCAacatgattttataattttcgtcTTGGCCTACTTTTTTGCCTTCTCTACAGGTTTCCCCATTGCGACGATATCTTTCTGCGGCGATTAATTAGAGCGCAGAATTctaatttttctcgaaattatTAATAATTTCCATTTTATTGAAGTTTGATTCCATAAACAGTTCCATTTACAAATTCATCATCAATTCCGATTTAATTAGTTGGTTTCCAACCCTTTGTTGACACCCTCACTTCTTGGACGGGTAGGGATTACGACGGTGGTGGCACGACGGGCAGTCCGGAACGCAGTGTCCCAGGTGGTTCCGGTGGTACCCGGCGATGCAGACGCACTTGCTGGGCCGGTAGCAGGGACCATCGCACGGTTTCGGACAGTCACAGGCACGCACTTCGTACCTTCCGCAGTGGTCTGGTATGAAATAAAGGTCAAAAATTAGAGTTTTGAGATTTGGGGTAAAATTTACCCAAATTTTGACAGATTCAAACAAGAagttactcaaaatttaaatgaaattaactTACCAGAAGGGGAACAACTAACGGCAGCGATGGCCACGGTGGCAAGCAGGAGAATTGCGATGGCGACCTTCATGTTTGTGGGGATTCCTTCAAGTTGGCTGAATCTACCGGAGTTGGAAAGTGCAAGCTCGGCGCTGTTGTGTACTGATGTACCGATGAGTATTGCTGAATGGTATTTATACCGTTTGACCAAGTTCTAGGGCTGTACGTGAGCAATCTTTTGCCAGGAAATATAATACATGCCAGTGGCAGGTGCAGTAAAGTGCATACGAACAGTCTCTTCCTGTTTGCAGGATAGGATTGCGCTGTGAGAAGCTTATCCttgtttgtttaaatatttgaacaGTGCAGAAATGTGTTTGAACTGTGACTTTCGATATGGATTGGAGTAAATTTCTCAGTTCAATTTCATAAACtctacttttgattttttgcgatctttataaattattattatcgtccaaaatctagattttttttattgtcttaaaaagcaaaagcaaaagcaaaagcaaaagcaaaagcaaaagcaaaagcaaaagcaaaagcaaaagcaaaagcaaaagcaaaagcaaaagcaaaagcaaaagcaaaagcaaaagcaaaagcaaaagcaaaagcaaaagcaaaagcaaaagcaaaagcaaaagcaaaagcaaaagcaaaagcaaaagcaaaagcaaaagcaaaagcaaaagcaaaagcaaaagcaaaagcaaaagcaaaagcaaaagcaaaagcaaaagcaaaagcaaagcaaaagcaaaagcaaaagcaaaagcaaaaaaaagcaaaagcaaaagcaaaagcaaaagcaaaagcaaaagcaaaagcaaaagcaaaagcaaaagcaaaagcaaaagcaaaagcaaaagcaaaagcaaaagcaaaagcaaaagcaaaagcaaaagcaaaagcaaaagcaaaagcaaaagcaaaagcaaaagcaaaagcaaaagcaaaagcaaaagcaaaagcaaaagcaaaagcaaaagcaaaagcaaaagcaaaagcaaaaaaagcaaaagcaaaagcaaaagcaaaaaaagcaaaagcaaaagcaaaaaaaaaaagcaaaagcaaaagcaaaagcaaaagcaaagcaaaagcaaaagcaaaaaaagcaaaagcaaaagcaaaagcaaaagcaaaagcaaaagcaaagcaaaagcaaaagcaaagcaaaagcaaaaaaaagcaaaagcaaaagcaaaagcaaaagcaaaagcaaaagcaaaagcaaaagcaaaagcaaaagcaaaagcaaaagcaaaagcaaaaaaaagcaaaagcaaaagcaaaaaagcaaaagcaaaagcaaaagcaaaagcaaagcaaaagcaaaagcaaaagcaaaagcaaaagcaaaagcaaaagcaaaagcaaaagcaaaagcaaaagcaaaagcaaaagcaaaagcaaaagcaaaagcaaaagcaaaagcaaaagcaaaagcaaaagcaaaagcaaaagcaaaagcaaaagcaaaagcaaaagcaaaagcaaaagcaaaagcaaaaaaaaaaaagcaaaagcaaaagcaaaagcaaaagcaaaagcaaaagcaaaagcaaaagcaaaagcaaaagcaaaagcaaaagcaaaagcaaaagcaaaagcaaaagcaaaagcaaaagcaaaagcaaaagcaaaagcaaaagcaaaagcaaaagcaaaagcaaaagcaaaagcaaaagcaaaagcaaaagcaaaagcaaaagcaaaagcaaaagcaaaagcaaaagcaaaagcaaaagcaaaagcaaaagcaaaagcaaaagcaaaacgcaaaagcaaaacgcaaaagcaaaacgcaaaagcaaaacgcaaaagcaaaacgcaaaagcaaaacgcaaaagcaaaacgcaaaagcaaaacgcaaaagcaaaacgcaaaagcaaaacgcaaaagcaaaacgcaaaagcaaaacgcaaaagcaaaacgcaaaagcaaaacgcaaaagcaaaacgcaaaagcaaaacgcaaaagcaaaacgcaaaagcaaaacgcaaaagcaaaacgcaaaagcaaaacgcaaaagggtcattccatctgaagcggaacagcatttgaaaattaccctctccgatcctgctcaaatttggcagagctgttgatactatcaaaacatgcaagaatcccgaatttcatccaaatcggaccaccccctccatttttgtacctccccaaaaaatcgactttttggcgatttttggccaaacctcctagtttcaaacggcgatagctcaggaactacaaatctcagaaggtcggtcttggactcaattttgaaggaaattggacgtagaatccatttttgtgatcaaaatgttgattaatttattttttctacctgtattgcgcaattgaaaactttaaacggccgtatctcaaaacaccccaacttattttttttatttgacctcaccatcgtgttccccggccaattttacataagaatcacctatcgacagaaatgaatatgtttcgttccagagatatcgaattttaaagttttgtgttttcgagcttcattcgccgcatctgctagaagcacacaggcgggctgatcaataactgctacctggccatttattgaaataatatttcatcataaataatcttcatcaaattgagcaaaaattaactgtataatactgtaggaaactgaagtttaatcgcaaatgtttatctgctaaaaaaaaattaatgaagtgaatttctgtgttaacccactggacagagcaatgacgacacacagtaaagggcagaattggattccgacggagcgagaggaaaatgcaattctcggattagttttcaaaaagccgtaagagccattgttaaacaaagtccttttgcatcggtattcgacctacttacgaaaaccaatatcaaaatgctcgagattgttcatctacacgcccttcaagtgccccaaacttaaaataaatgaaattttgtttcattttctagaaaaacgaaaattagtgtcagaggtcacaatggctcttacggctttttaaaaactcacccgagaattaatcttgttagtaacactgaaaaataagtgcacgatacattattgagtaaaaatatgaattaaaatgaataaaatttgt
Protein-coding sequences here:
- the LOC119766873 gene encoding uncharacterized protein LOC119766873 — protein: MKVAIAILLLATVAIAAVSCSPSDHCGRYEVRACDCPKPCDGPCYRPSKCVCIAGYHRNHLGHCVPDCPSCHHRRNPYPSKK